Proteins encoded by one window of Channa argus isolate prfri chromosome 13, Channa argus male v1.0, whole genome shotgun sequence:
- the LOC137140234 gene encoding P2Y purinoceptor 1-like, with the protein MNTTSCKTVSFDFTGRFLPPVYISVFIIGLLANGWGLKFLLQNWKKLGDVNVFVLNLGLADILYLLTLPFLVVYYFMKSKWIFGDVFCKITRFCFNLNLYGSIGFFTCISVYRYLAIVHPMKVIGRFTLTHSVVISVIVWFLVSVQSLPDMFYTKTYGNKPGKCYDTTHKRYVEDYLKYSLGWTLTAFCIPFLIILGCYGHVIFVLCRGKTIDKVLKQRCLKLLFILILLFSVCYIPYHILKNLNLWSRVLSKQKICHQWNNGVYIAHQISRGLVCLNSALNPLIYLHGNEDISARLRHYFQQAREAVMRLSIPPSQVPL; encoded by the coding sequence ATGAATACCACATCTTGTAAAACAGTCAGCTTTGACTTCACAGGCAGATTCCTGCCTCCTGTTTATATCTCAGTGTTCATCATTGGTTTGTTAGCTAATGGATGGGGATTGAAGTTTCTGCTGCAGAACTGGAAGAAACTGGGTGATGtcaatgtttttgttctcaACCTTGGACTTGCTGATATTCTGTATCTGCTCACACTCCCGTTCCTGGTGGTTTACTACTTCATGAAGAGTAAATGGATCTTTGGAGATGTTTTCTGCAAGATAACAAGATTCTGCTTCAACTTGAATTTATACGGCAGCATTGGCTTCTTCACTTGTATCAGTGTGTACAGGTACCTGGCTATTGTCCATCCAATGAAAGTGATCGGCAGATTCACACTTACTCACTCTGTGGTTATCTCAGTCATAGTTTGGTTCTTGGTGAGTGTCCAAAGTCTTCCAGACATGTTCTATACTAAGACATATGGAAACAAGCCTGGAAAATGTTATGACACCACACACAAGAGATATGTTGAGGATTACCTGAAATACAGCCTTGGGTGGACACTCACTGCATTTTGTATCCCGTTCCTCATCATTCTCGGTTGCTATGGACACGTGATTTTTGtcctctgcagaggaaaaactattGACAAGGTACTGAAGCAGAGATGCTTAAAGTTGTTGTTCATTTtgattcttctcttctctgtttgttaCATTCCCTATCACATACTCAAGAACCTCAACCTCTGGTCAAGAGTTCTGTCCAAACAGAAAATCTGCCATCAATGGAATAATGGAGTTTACATTGCTCATCAGATAAGTCGGGGCCTTGTTTGTCTCAACAGTGCTCTCAACCCTCTGATTTACCTTCATGGAAATGAAGACATTTCTGCTCGGCTCAGACATTATTTCCAACAAGCCCGTGAAGCTGTCATGCGGCTGTCCATCCCCCCTAGTCAAGTTCCTCTCTGA
- the LOC137140242 gene encoding P2Y purinoceptor 1-like, producing MNTTSCKEVSFDFTGRFLPPVYILVFTIGLVANGWGLKSLLQNWKKMGNVNVFVLNLGFADILYLLTLPFLVVYYFMKSKWIFGHAFCKITRFCFNLNLYGSIGFLTCISVYRYLAIVHPMKVMGRLTLTHSVVISITVWFLVTVQSLPDMFYTKTLNNSSRCFDTTSSIYVEDYLKYSLGRTFTAFCIPFLILLGCYGHVIFVLCRGKTIDKVLKQRCLKLLFILILLFSVCYIPYHLFKNLNLWSRVLSKHKICHQWYNGVYIAHQISRGLVCLNSALNPLVYLHGNEEIRAQLRRLLHHMFNRPLTTTSRSVPITQIINA from the coding sequence ATGAATACCACATCTTGTAAAGAGGTCAGCTTTGACTTTACAGGCAGATTTCTGCCTCCTGTTTACATCTTAGTGTTCACAATTGGCTTGGTAGCTAATGGATGGGGATTAAAGTCTTTGCTGCAGAACTGGAAGAAAATGGGAAATGtcaatgtttttgttctcaACCTTGGATTTGCTGATATTCTGTATCTGCTCACACTCCCGTTCCTGGTGGTTTACTACTTTATGAAGAGTAAATGGATCTTTGGACACGCGTTCTGCAAGATAACAAGATTCTGCTTCAACCTGAATTTATACGGCAGCATCGGCTTTCTCACTTGTATCAGTGTGTACAGGTACCTGGCTATTGTCCATCCAATGAAAGTTATGGGCAGATtaactctcactcactctgtggTTATCTCGATCACAGTTTGGTTCTTGGTGACTGTCCAAAGTCTTCCAGACATGTTCTACACCAAGACTTTAAACAACTCTAGCAGGTGTTTTGATACCACGTCTTCAATATATGTTGAGGATTACCTGAAATACAGCCTTGGAAGgacatttactgcattttgtATCCCATTCCTCATCCTGCTGGGCTGCTATGGACATGTGATTTTTGtcctctgcagaggaaaaactattGACAAGGTACTGAAACAGAGATGCTTGAAGTTGTTGTTCATCTtgattcttctcttctctgtttgttaCATTCCCTATCATCTATTCAAGAACCTCAACCTCTGGTCAAGAGTTCTGTCCAAACACAAGATCTGCCATCAATGGTACAATGGAGTCTACATTGCTCATCAGATAAGTCGTGGCCTTGTATGTCTCAACAGTGCTCTCAACCCTCTGGTTTACCTTCATGGAAATGAGGAAATTCGTGCTCAGCTCAGACGTTTGCTCCATCACATGTTCAATCGTCCACTTACAACAACGTCACGCAGTGTGCCCATAACACAGATTATAAATGCTTAa
- the LOC137140289 gene encoding P2Y purinoceptor 1-like encodes MNTTSCKEVSFDFTGRFLPPVYILVFIVGLVANGWGLNSLLQNWKKMGNVNVFFLNLGLADILYLLTLPFLVVYYFMKRKWIFGDVFCKITRICFNLNLYGSIGFLTCISVYRYLGIVHPMKVKGRLTPTHSVVISITVWFLVSVQSLPDMFYTKTLNNTNSCFETTSSIYVEDYLKYSLGWTFTAFCIPFLILLVCYGHVIVVLCRGKTIDKVLKKRCLKLLFILVLLFSVCYFPYYLFKNLNLWSRILSKHKICHQWYNGVYIAHQISRGLVCLNSALNPLVYLRGNEEIRVQVRRLLHHMFNRPLTTTSRSVPMEQITNA; translated from the coding sequence ATGAATACCACATCTTGTAAAGAGGTCAGCTTTGACTTTACAGGCAGATTTCTGCCTCCTGTTTACATCTTAGTGTTCATCGTTGGTCTGGTAGCTAATGGATGGGGATTAAATTCTTTGCTGCAGAACTGGAAGAAAATGGgaaatgtcaatgttttttttctaaaccttGGACTTGCTGATATTCTGTATCTGCTCACACTCCCGTTCCTGGTGGTTTACTActttatgaaaagaaaatggatcTTTGGAGATGTTTTCTGCAAGATAACAAGAATCTGCTTCAACCTGAATTTATACGGCAGCATCGGCTTCCTCACTTGTATCAGTGTGTACAGGTACCTGGGTATTGTCCATCCAATGAAAGTTAAAGGCAGATTAACTCCCACTCACTCTGTGGTTATCTCCATCACAGTTTGGTTTTTGGTGAGTGTCCAAAGTCTTCCAGACATGTTCTACACCAAGACATTAAACAACACTAACAGCTGTTTTGAGACCACGTCTTCAATATATGTTGAGGATTACCTGAAATACAGCCTTGGATGgacatttactgcattttgtATCCCATTCCTCATCCTGCTGGTCTGCTATGGACATGTGATTGTTGtcctctgcagaggaaaaactattGACAAGGTACTGAAAAAGAGATGCTTGAAGTTGTTGTTCATCTTggttcttctcttctctgtttgttaCTTTCCCTATTATCTATTCAAGAACCTCAACCTCTGGTCAAGAATTCTGTCCAAACACAAGATCTGCCACCAATGGTACAATGGAGTCTACATTGCTCATCAGATAAGTCGTGGCCTTGTGTGTCTCAACAGTGCTCTCAACCCTCTGGTTTACCTTCGTGGAAATGAGGAAATTCGTGTTCAGGTCAGACGTTTGCTCCATCACATGTTCAATCGTCCACTCACAACAACGTCCCGCAGTGTGCCCATGGAACAGATTACAAATGCTTAa